In the genome of Calothrix sp. PCC 6303, the window ATTATCTGCCCTCACCTGCTGAAGTACCTCCAATTCAAGGTACCCTCCTCAACGGCGATCCAGTTGAACGCCACGCTGATGACACTGAGCCACTATCAGCACTCGCCTTCAAAATCATGGCAGACCCCTATGGTCGTCTGACATTCGTCCGGGTTTATTCCGGCATCCTGAAAAAAGGTAGCTATATTCTTAATGCCACCAAAGGGAAAAAAGAAAGAATTTCCCGTTTGGTTGTCTTGAAAGCAGACGATCGCCAAGACGTAGATGAACTACGGGCAGGTGATTTAGGTGCAGCGTTAGGTTTAAAAGATACTCTAACAGGTGACACGATTACTGATGAAGGCTCACCAGTAATTCTGGAATCTCTATTTATTCCAGAGCCAGTTATTTCGGTTGCGGTGGAACCAAAAACCAAAAATGACATGGATAAGCTGTCTAAAGCTTTACAATCTCTTTCCGAAGAAGATCCAACTTTCCGCGTCAGAGTCGATCAAGAAACAAACCAAACCGTAATTGCCGGGATGGGAGAATTACACTTAGAAATTCTAGTAGATCGGATGCTACGGGAATTTAAAGTTGAAGCTAACGTTGGCGCACCCCAAGTAGCCTATCGGGAAACCATTCGTAAAGCCGTCAACAAAGTTGAAGGTAAGTTCATCCGTCAAAGTGGTGGTAAGGGACAATACGGTCACGTTGTCATCAACCTAGAACCGGGTGAAGCCGGAACAGGTTTTGAATTCGTCTCCAAAATTGTCGGTGGTTCCGTACCTAAAGAGTACGTTGGTCCCGCTGAAGCTGGAATGAAAGAAAGCTGTGAATCAGGAGTTCTGGCAGGATATCCTTTAATTGATGTCAAAGCGACATTAATTGATGGTTCTTACCACGATGTCGATTCATCGGAAATGGCATTCAAAATTGCTGGTTCTATGGCAATGAAAGAAGCCGTACTAAAAGCTTCACCTGTGTTATTAGAGCCGATGATGAAAGTCGAGGTAGAAGTTCCCGAAGACTACCTTGGTGATGTCATGGGTGATTTGAACTCCCGTCGTGGACAAATCGAAGGGATGGGATCTGAACAAGGTCTTGCTAAAGTCACGGCAAAAGTTCCATTGGCAGAAATGTTTGGCTATGCCACTGACATTCGGTCAAAAACCCAAGGTCGGGGTATCTTCTCAATGGAATTTAGTAGCTATGAAGAAGTACCTCGCAACGTTGCCGAGGCAATCATAGCGAAAAGCAAAGGGAACGCATAACTAAAAAAGGAAACAACTATTCATGGCACGCTCGAAGTTTGAACGGAATAAACCCCACGTTAACATTGGTACCATCGGTCACGTTGACCATGGTAAAACCACTTTAACAGCAGCAATCACTATGACCTTAGCGGCATCAGGAAAATCTGTTGCTAAGGCATACGACCAAATCGATGCTGCTCCCGAAGAAAAAGCACGCGGTATTACAATTAACACCGCTCACGTAGAATACGAAACTGACAACCGTCACTACGCTCACGTAGATTGTCCTGGACACGCTGACTATGTGAAGAACATGATCACTGGTGCAGCACAAATGGACGGCGGCATCTTGGTTTGTTCCGCAGCAGACGGTCCTATGCCCCAAACCCGCGAACATATTCTGTTGGCAAAGCAGGTGGGTGTACCTAGCTTGGTGGTTTTCTTGAACAAAGAAGACATGGTGGATGATGCGGAACTACTAGAATTAGTTGAGTTAGAAGTACGCGAACTTCTTTCCAGCTACGATTTCCCCGGCGATGATATCCCCATCATCACAGGCTCTGGTTTGAAAGCATTGGAAAAAATGGCTTCTGCGCCTAAAACCCAACGGGGTGAAGACACTTGGGTAGACAAAATCTACGCCTTGATGGACGCTGTAGACTCCTACATTCCTACCCCTGAGCGGGAAGTTGACAAACCTTTCTTGATGGCGGTAGAAGACGTATTCTCGATTACAGGTCGGGGTACAGTTGCTACCGGACGGATTGAACGTGGGAAAGTTAAAGTTGGTGACAACGTAGAGTTGGTTGGTTTGCGTAACACCCGCGCTACCACCGTAACTGGAATCGAGATGTTTAAGAAGAGTCTCGAAGAAGGTATGGCTGGTGACAACGCTGGTTTGTTGCTACGTGGTATCCAAAAAACTGACATTGAGCGCGGAATGGTATTGGCAAAGCCAGGTTCCATCACCCCTCACACCGAATTTGAAGGTGAAGTATATGTTTTGACCGAAAAAGAAGGTGGTCGTAAGACTCCTTTCTTTGCTGGTTATCGTCCCCAGTTCTACGTGCGGACAACTGATGTAACTGGAACAATTGATGCTTTTACCTCTGATGATGGTAGTGCAGCAGAAATGGTAATGCCAGGCGATCGCATTAAAATGACAGTGAAGCTAATCAACCCAGTAGCGATTGAGCAAGGTATGCGCTTTGCGATTCGTGAAGGTGGTCGTACCATCGGTGCTGGTGTCGTTTCTAAAATTATCAAGTAGAAACTGTACATTTTTTAATTGAAGAAAGTAGCAGAGATGATATAATTCATCGTCTCTGCTCTTTTATGTCTCCCCAAAAGAATTTAGATTCTAGATTTTGGGTTAACTCTAAAATCTAATATCTAAAATCCAAAATCACTAGAACCAGGAAAATTTGAAATGGCAACGCTACAGCAGCAAAAAATTAGAATCCGTTTACAAGCTTTTGACCGACGTTTGCTAGATACATCTTGTGAAAAGATTGTGGAAACTGCCAACAGAACAAACGCTACAGCTATAGGTCCGATTCCTTTACCTACTAAACGCCGCATTTATTGTGTGTTGCGATCGCCTCACGTCGATAAAGACTCCCGCGAACATTTTGAAACCCGTACTCACCGACGCATCATTGATATTTATCAACCATCTTCTAAAACGATTGATGCTTTGATGAAATTGGATTTACCATCCGGTGTAGATATTGAAGTGAAGTTGTAAGAAATGATAACTTGTTGAGTAGAAACGTAAGACTACCAACTTTACATAATTATTGTAATAATTAATACTAGCCCTGAGATATATTTCTTCAGGGCTTTCTATTTGCTGTAAAACAAAATGATAGAATATTACTAAGTCAACATAAAGTCATAACTTTTAAAGATTAAACTTATACCAAGGCAAAAATGGCATCCTCTCCTCAAATTGCTGTTCGTGAACTACCTCTATTTCCATTACCGGATTTAGTTTTGTTTCCAACTCGCCCACAAGCACTACATGTCTTTGAATTTCGCTACCGAATCATGATGAACACGATTTTGGAAAGCGATCGCAGGTTTGGTATTTTAATGATTGATCCAAACACAGGAACAGTGGCAAACGTTGGTTGTTGTGCAGAAATCATTCATTATCAACGCTTGCCTGATGACAGGATGAAAATGTTAACCTTGGGGCAGCAGCGTTTTCGAGTGCTAGAATATGTCCGGGAAAAGCCTTACAGAGTTGGTTTGGTTGAATGGATCGAAGATGAAACACCAACCGATGATTTACGTCCCTTAGCTTCAGAAGTTGAACAACTTCTACGGGATGTCGTCCGCTTATCTGGAAAGCTAACTGAGCAAAATATAGAATTACCTGAAGATCTACCAGATTTACCGACTGAACTATCTTATTGGGTAGCTAGTAATTTACATGGTGTTGCACCAGAACAACAAGCATTATTAGAATTACAGGATACTGCTGCTCGTTTAGAGCGGGAAGCAGAAATTTTGACCTCAACTCGTAATCATTTAGCTGCTCGCACAGTATTGAAAGATACTTTTAATCAAAAGCTGTAATTCAGGAATATATTCAAATTGCCCCTACTCCCCCTTCGGTGTGTTGAGATGTTGTGTACTTGCAAAATTTTTTAGCCGAAGGATCGGGTAGTTCACAGGTTGTTACTTGAGAGAACACCATAACTGCCAAAAATCTTTAAAATTTCCGTATTGCTTGCTAATTCTGTGAAAGCGGATTCCATTGGCTCATTAATGCTTCCTGATTCGATATCAATAAAGAAGAGATATTCACCAAGCGATCGCTTAGTGGGACGAGACTCGATTCTACTAAGGTTTAGATTTAAATTAGCGAATATTTTGAGATTTTTGACCAATGCACCAGGTACATTTGCTGGGACACTAAATGCTAAGGAAGTATGAGTTGGATTGATTTTAGACGAGTCAATAATTGGTGGAGTAGCATTCTGACTCACAACCCAAAAACGCGTACAATTATCTGGATAATCATTGATTCCATCTGCCAGAATAGGCAAATTATACAGTTGTGCAGCACGGTGTGAAGAAATCGCCGCAGCAGTTGTATCTTGTTCTAAAGTTGGCAACGCCGAAGTTGTTGAATTTGTGGCAATTAGCTGTACATTTGGTAAAAATTTCTCCAACCAAACTTGGCATTGTGCTAAACCTTGGGGATGGGAATAAACTGTTTGGATTTGCTCTAAATTTTCAGCACAAGATATCAAAACATGAACAATTGGCATATTTAATGCTAATTGAATTTGCAATGTGTCTAGTTGCCACATTGCGTCCATTGTCATTGTCACGCTGCCTTCAATTGAGTTTTCCGCTGGAACAACCGCAAGTTTTGTTTTACCTTCAGCAACAGCTTTGAGGGATTGGGCAATGCTGGGATGAGGACACAAAATAGCTTTTATCCCGGTGGTTCGGGCAAGCCAATTAGCATAGTAAAGTGCAGCTTGTTCGCTATGGTTTCCAGGCGGTCCTAAATGTGCAATTGAAAGATTCATCAAGTTATATCCTTAAAATCTAGTTTTTAGGTAATTAGGAGCGGAAATTTAGTAACATGCAATATTACTTCTGATCTCGGTAACTGAAATATATAACATTCTCAAGTCCAGAATCAAAAGAGAAAGTTGACTAGTAAGTATAAATTTTTATGACTAAAACTGTACGGATCTGGATGATTATATTGTTTAAAATTAAGATATCTTGTTTTTATAGGGAAAGATATTCTATTTATTAAAAGATATTAGAATTATTAACATAAACGTTTACATTAATTTATGCTGACTAAGTTTACAGCTGCCCAATCCTTAGAAATAGATGTTGCTGAACAACCAATTCCAATTCAGCATTACCTACGTCAACCTCAGCGTCTGGTCAACGCACTAGTTGATCCTAGTCGGATAGTTCAACTATCAGAAGAAATATTTCGGTTAAAGATGCGTCCCCTGTCGTTTATGTCGGTAAGTATTCAGCCAACAGTTGATATGAGGGTTTGGACGGGGGCAAATGGTATAGTTTGTCTCGAATCGGTAGATTGTGAAATTATTGGAGTTGAGTATATTAATCAACGGTTTTCACTTCAGTTGAAAGGGTATTTATATCCAGAACAGTCAAAAGCTGGAACTCGTTTAAAAGGGCAAGCTGATTTAAAAGTACAGGTAGATTTACCACCACCATTTTCTTTTATGCCGAAAATGATTGTGGAGACGGCTGGAAACGGTTTACTTAAAAGCGTGTTAATGACAATTCAGCAAAGATTGCTACGGTACCTTTTAAAAGATTATCAACAATGGGCTATTTCCCAAACTAAAAATGTGGATGCTAGTGGGGTTAATCCTGATGGAAAGCTGCTAAATTAAAGAAGAATTTCTTCAGCACTGTTTGTCTTGACATGGACTAAAAGATTTACGGTGCAGTATACAGGTACCAAATTGTTGAATAGCTTCTAGATGGCGTTGGCTACCATAGCCTTTATTGCGGTGTAAATCATACATTGGATACTTAGATGCTAACCGAATTACCAAGTCATCGCGCCAAACTTTAGCGACTATACTGGCAGACGCGATCGCTAACGACAACGAATCACCTTTAATTATAGTTTGTTGGGGAATTCCTAAATCAGGAATGTATTGATTGCCATCCACCAAGCAAAGTGTCGGTTGTACTTTCAGTTTGAGTACAGAGCGCTTCATCGCCAACAATGAAGCCTGTAAAATATTAATACTGTCAATTTCGGCAGTTGAAGCAAAACCGATTTTCCAGTCTGTAGCAAGCAGACAAATTTGCTGTGCTAATTGAGTGCGACGTAAACTTGATAACTTTTTACTGTCTTTGACTCCCATTGCAGCTAATTCGGGTAATGCAGTGGTTGGGAGAATCACCGCTGCTGCTACAACTGGACCAAATAATGCACCTCGTCCCACTTCATCCACACCAGCTATAATTCCTTGAGTATTAGATAATGTAGATAGTTCAAGCCAATTAGATGTTTCGGGAAACAAACTTGGAATTGCTGGCTTTTTTTTTACCATTTTAGTTGTTATATTTCTAAACGCGATCGCGTTGCTGTAGTCTTTCCCCTTGGAACTCAGAGACGCGATAGATCGCGTCTCTACGGGGTGAAATTACTCTGGGGATTCAGATGAAATTTGATCAGAATCCGGTTTTTCCGGCTTTAGTAATGGGAATGCGATCGCGTCTTTAATACTGGCACAATCTGTAAGTAGCATCACTAATCTATCGATACCGATGCCTAAACCCCCTGTAGGAGGCATTCCGTACTCCAAAGCTGTGATAAAGTCCTCATCAACTCCCTGCGCTTCTAAGTCCCCCTCAGCTTTCCTCGCAGCTTGTGCTTCTAGTCTTTGTCTCTGATCGATCGGATCTGTCAACTCAGAAAAACTATTCCCTGTTTCCCTACCCACAATAAATAACTCAAACCTTTCCACCAAACCAGGTTTAGAACGGTGGGGTTTTGCTAAGGGTGAATTTTCGACTGGGTAATCAATCACAAATGTTGGTTGAATTAAAGTTGTTTCCACCTTCTCTTCAAAAGCCAAAACCAATAATTTACCAATTGAAGTGTGTTCATCAACATCAGGAATTCCCGCATTTTTACATGCCGTTTTTGCCTCTTCCACAGTGGAAAAAGTTGTGAAATCTAAGCCAGTGGCATCTTTTACCAAATCATGCATTGTCACCCGTCGCCAAGGTGGTGTCAAATCTATATCTTGTCCTTGGTAGTTAATTTTTAAAGTTCCCAAAACATCCTGGGCAACGGTGGTGATAATTCCCTCCGTGAGGTTCATCATGTCATCGTAATCGGCATAAGCCTGATAAATCTCAATGGAAGTAAATTCAGGATTATGACGGGTAGAAATTCCCTCATTACGGAAAATTCTCCCCATCTCAAATACCTTTTCAAAACCACCCACAATTAACCGTTTCAGGTGTAACTCCGTGGCAATCCGCAAATAAAGCTGAATATCTAGGGTATTGTGGTAAGTCACGAAGGGACGCGCATCAGCACCACCTGCTTCTGCTTGCAATACTGGGGTTTCAATTTCTAGAAAATCACGTTCTTCCAAGTATCTGCGAATACCCGCAGTAATTTTGGCACGACGACGAAAAGTCTGTTGTACCTCAGGATTAACAATTAAATCTATGTATCTTTGACGGTAACGTTTAGCAACATCTGTTAAACCATGCCACTTATCTGGTAAAGGTAACAACGACTTTGTTAAAATCGCAAATTCCTTCACATAGACCGATAATTCACCCTTTTGCGTTCGTTTAATGGTTCCCTTTACACCCAGGATATCGCCGATATCCATGAGTTTATCTAGAGATTTAAAGGCATTGGGAATTATTTCACCCATGCCATCATCAACAGCTTGCTTATCAAGATAAAGTTGGATTTTACCAGTTTCATCTTGGAGAGTGGCAAACGCCAGTTTACCCATAAACCGACGTGTCATGATGCGTCCTGCGATCGCAACATCGATATTCACCTCTTCACTACTGGGCAAATCGACAAATTGCGCTTGCAACTGTTCGGTGTGATGGGTTATTTCCCAGCGATAAGCATAAGGGTTCATCCCTAACTGCTTTAATTGTTCTGCTTTTTCTAGCCGTGTAGCACGGATATCTTCTTCCGACATGGTTAACAAACTTGTTCAGGACAAATTTAACGGTGAATAATGAATAGTCAACAGTTATCAGATCATAGGATCAAAGTTCCCCAGTTCTTACCACCACATGAATGCAGTTTGCGTTGCCCGCAGTGGTTTAGAAGTGTCACTGAGCTTCGTCCTCAAGGCTCCCTCTGATAACTGTTCACTGATAACTGATAACTTTTTTAATGGATCAGACCAGCCAAATTGTACATTCATAATTGCCAGACTAGCGTCCGTATCCCAGGGAAATACACTGATAGAATAAAGAAGCAGCAGTTATTAAATCCAAATTTTCTCCTGTAATCCATTAGTTAAGGGTGAATACACGTAAATCAAGTAGTTAGTATTTTCACATAATTAGGGTATGAGTAATTTTACTACTCAGCCTTACCGCACAATCAATCGAAGAATACCAAGAATAAATAACACCTAATTTTTGTAAGCGATGTAACCTTCTTAATGCAATCAAAACGTTATCATTGAGTAAAGTTATTCGTTACAACTTCCTAAGGATTGTAAACATTTAAAATAATAAGTTGAGGTAGAGCAATAATATACTGACAGCAGATTCACAAAAGTTTATTAAATTACACGTATTCTGCTTCCTAACTGGTGCTGTTTGAATCCATAACACACAAGCACTTGAGAGCATTTTAAGATCAGAGATTTTGATTTAAATTTTGTTCAGTAAAAGTACCAGTGACGCTAGTGCTGTCATCAGGCTACAACCAAAGAGAAATTACAGAGATACGTACTCACATCAAAGTTAGTTATACCCAATTATTATCTAGATGGGTTCTAACAATCTTAATCAAAATTTAACAATTATTCAGTCATGGGTTAAAACAAATATCCCTAGGTAAGTAGCTTTTTATTCCTCTACTTACCCCGGATGTTGTTGGAATTTTGAGTCAAAAAATACATCAAAAAACATCATTAATATAGTATTCAGGAAGCAACCTATGTATACACCATCCCGCCAATCCGACAACAGTTCTCGCGCTTTATCTACAAACAATATTGCCAATAGCCTTGGATACCAGTCTCAAGAGAAAATTCAAGAAAACTTATTTTCCGCAGTCGTTGGTTCTGGTGTTACCAACTTATTTCCCCGTTACATTGACAAATTAGAATTAAACAATACCAATACCTCCGCGAATTTATCAGAATGGCGATGTGTACGCACATTAACATGTGATTCCTATGCTGTTGCATTTAGTCCAGATGGGAAAAAACTAGCAAGCGGCAGCACTCATATTAAACTTTGGGATTTAGAAACTAAAGAACTAATTTGTACTTTCAAACGATATTCCGGGATTCTCAAAACATTGGCATTTAGTCCCGATGGTAAAACCCTAATTAGCGCTGGTTTAAGCCAAAGTATTGAATTATGGGATGTGGAAACTCAAGAAGAAATCCGCAAATTTGCCCCCTACGCATACGCAGTAAATTCCATCGCCTTTAGCCCCAATGGTAAATTATTTGTCAGTTGCGATCGCGGAAAAACAATTCAAATTTGGAATCCCAATTCACAGCAACCAACAACTACATTTCTGCAACACCAAGATTGGGTGAATTCTGTTAGTATTAGCCCTGATAGTCATGTTCTTGCCAGTGCCAGCCATGATAGAACCATTAAATTGTGGGATTTGTCAACCAGAACCGAGATAGTCACCTTAATTGGGCATTCCTCACCTGTATACTCCTTAGCTTTTAGCCCAGATGGACAAATTCTTGCTAGTGGTAGTGGTGATGGAACCATAAAACTGTGGCACCTAGAAACAGGAAAGCTTCTGAGAACCCTCACAGGACATGCAGATGAAGTCTACTCCGTGGCTTTTAGTGCTGATGGACAAACCCTCGCTAGCGGCAGTGGTGATGCCACAATTAAACTGTGGCACCTAGAAACAGGAGAGGAAATAGAAACATTAGTAGGTCATAAATACGCTGTTAGGTATGTAACTTTCAACCCCAATCAGCAAATTTTGACAAGTACCAGTGCTGATGGTGTCACCAGGATTTGGCAACACAGCTAGAAGAAATATAAGCACAAAACCAGTTTTGGCTTATCAATGCTTCTCAAAACTGTCGAGTTTGTCATAATTTATGCACACAACCAAGATATACCCGGTTTCTAGATTGAGAAACCGGGTTTGTTTTTGCTTTTTTCTTTTCTATTTTTTCAACGCTTCCAACTTGAGAGTATACAGTTGTTGAATTGTTTGTAGGATTTCACGCTGTTTAGATGATATTTCCAATTTAGCGATCGCTTGATCAAAACTATTCCCACCGTGAACGAGTTTCCTCAAATCTCCTTGTTGATCAGAATTCAAAACTTTATGAATCTCTAAATTACGACGTTGCCGTACAGCTTGTTGGCGCTGAAGTTGTTGAGGAGTTATATACTGTTGTCTAAGATTATTAGCTTGCAGCACATTCGCCAAGCTAGAGGAAGCTTCACCGTGCAACGGCGAAATCTCTCTAACAGCAAAAGCAGCCTGAGTGCTAACTTGCGCGATCAGCTTAACCTCAGGAAGCAAAAACGCCAATCCAACACAAATAACTAAAAGTAGCAGTCGCTTGGGAAAAATAATGGACATATACCGATACATTTGAACAGAAAACGCCCCATAAA includes:
- the fusA gene encoding elongation factor G; translation: MARTTPLERVRNIGIAAHIDAGKTTTTERILFYSGVVHKIGEVHEGTAVTDWMEQERERGITITAAAISTSWKDHQINIIDTPGHVDFTIEVERSMRVLDGVITVLCSVGGVQPQTETVWRQADRYKVPRFIFVNKMDRTGASFYKVYEQVRDRLRANAVPIQLPIGAETEFLGLVDLVKMRAYIYTNDKGTDIQEQDIPADMEELSQEYRRKLIEAVAETDDNLMNKYFEGEELTEEEIRTALRKGTISGGIVPMICGSAFKNKGVQLLLDAVVDYLPSPAEVPPIQGTLLNGDPVERHADDTEPLSALAFKIMADPYGRLTFVRVYSGILKKGSYILNATKGKKERISRLVVLKADDRQDVDELRAGDLGAALGLKDTLTGDTITDEGSPVILESLFIPEPVISVAVEPKTKNDMDKLSKALQSLSEEDPTFRVRVDQETNQTVIAGMGELHLEILVDRMLREFKVEANVGAPQVAYRETIRKAVNKVEGKFIRQSGGKGQYGHVVINLEPGEAGTGFEFVSKIVGGSVPKEYVGPAEAGMKESCESGVLAGYPLIDVKATLIDGSYHDVDSSEMAFKIAGSMAMKEAVLKASPVLLEPMMKVEVEVPEDYLGDVMGDLNSRRGQIEGMGSEQGLAKVTAKVPLAEMFGYATDIRSKTQGRGIFSMEFSSYEEVPRNVAEAIIAKSKGNA
- the tuf gene encoding elongation factor Tu, with the translated sequence MARSKFERNKPHVNIGTIGHVDHGKTTLTAAITMTLAASGKSVAKAYDQIDAAPEEKARGITINTAHVEYETDNRHYAHVDCPGHADYVKNMITGAAQMDGGILVCSAADGPMPQTREHILLAKQVGVPSLVVFLNKEDMVDDAELLELVELEVRELLSSYDFPGDDIPIITGSGLKALEKMASAPKTQRGEDTWVDKIYALMDAVDSYIPTPEREVDKPFLMAVEDVFSITGRGTVATGRIERGKVKVGDNVELVGLRNTRATTVTGIEMFKKSLEEGMAGDNAGLLLRGIQKTDIERGMVLAKPGSITPHTEFEGEVYVLTEKEGGRKTPFFAGYRPQFYVRTTDVTGTIDAFTSDDGSAAEMVMPGDRIKMTVKLINPVAIEQGMRFAIREGGRTIGAGVVSKIIK
- the rpsJ gene encoding 30S ribosomal protein S10, translating into MATLQQQKIRIRLQAFDRRLLDTSCEKIVETANRTNATAIGPIPLPTKRRIYCVLRSPHVDKDSREHFETRTHRRIIDIYQPSSKTIDALMKLDLPSGVDIEVKL
- a CDS encoding LON peptidase substrate-binding domain-containing protein; protein product: MASSPQIAVRELPLFPLPDLVLFPTRPQALHVFEFRYRIMMNTILESDRRFGILMIDPNTGTVANVGCCAEIIHYQRLPDDRMKMLTLGQQRFRVLEYVREKPYRVGLVEWIEDETPTDDLRPLASEVEQLLRDVVRLSGKLTEQNIELPEDLPDLPTELSYWVASNLHGVAPEQQALLELQDTAARLEREAEILTSTRNHLAARTVLKDTFNQKL
- the pheA gene encoding prephenate dehydratase → MNLSIAHLGPPGNHSEQAALYYANWLARTTGIKAILCPHPSIAQSLKAVAEGKTKLAVVPAENSIEGSVTMTMDAMWQLDTLQIQLALNMPIVHVLISCAENLEQIQTVYSHPQGLAQCQVWLEKFLPNVQLIATNSTTSALPTLEQDTTAAAISSHRAAQLYNLPILADGINDYPDNCTRFWVVSQNATPPIIDSSKINPTHTSLAFSVPANVPGALVKNLKIFANLNLNLSRIESRPTKRSLGEYLFFIDIESGSINEPMESAFTELASNTEILKIFGSYGVLSSNNL
- a CDS encoding DUF1997 domain-containing protein, translating into MLTKFTAAQSLEIDVAEQPIPIQHYLRQPQRLVNALVDPSRIVQLSEEIFRLKMRPLSFMSVSIQPTVDMRVWTGANGIVCLESVDCEIIGVEYINQRFSLQLKGYLYPEQSKAGTRLKGQADLKVQVDLPPPFSFMPKMIVETAGNGLLKSVLMTIQQRLLRYLLKDYQQWAISQTKNVDASGVNPDGKLLN
- a CDS encoding ribonuclease HII; the encoded protein is MVKKKPAIPSLFPETSNWLELSTLSNTQGIIAGVDEVGRGALFGPVVAAAVILPTTALPELAAMGVKDSKKLSSLRRTQLAQQICLLATDWKIGFASTAEIDSINILQASLLAMKRSVLKLKVQPTLCLVDGNQYIPDLGIPQQTIIKGDSLSLAIASASIVAKVWRDDLVIRLASKYPMYDLHRNKGYGSQRHLEAIQQFGTCILHRKSFSPCQDKQC
- the lysS gene encoding lysine--tRNA ligase, coding for MSEEDIRATRLEKAEQLKQLGMNPYAYRWEITHHTEQLQAQFVDLPSSEEVNIDVAIAGRIMTRRFMGKLAFATLQDETGKIQLYLDKQAVDDGMGEIIPNAFKSLDKLMDIGDILGVKGTIKRTQKGELSVYVKEFAILTKSLLPLPDKWHGLTDVAKRYRQRYIDLIVNPEVQQTFRRRAKITAGIRRYLEERDFLEIETPVLQAEAGGADARPFVTYHNTLDIQLYLRIATELHLKRLIVGGFEKVFEMGRIFRNEGISTRHNPEFTSIEIYQAYADYDDMMNLTEGIITTVAQDVLGTLKINYQGQDIDLTPPWRRVTMHDLVKDATGLDFTTFSTVEEAKTACKNAGIPDVDEHTSIGKLLVLAFEEKVETTLIQPTFVIDYPVENSPLAKPHRSKPGLVERFELFIVGRETGNSFSELTDPIDQRQRLEAQAARKAEGDLEAQGVDEDFITALEYGMPPTGGLGIGIDRLVMLLTDCASIKDAIAFPLLKPEKPDSDQISSESPE
- a CDS encoding WD40 repeat domain-containing protein; amino-acid sequence: MYTPSRQSDNSSRALSTNNIANSLGYQSQEKIQENLFSAVVGSGVTNLFPRYIDKLELNNTNTSANLSEWRCVRTLTCDSYAVAFSPDGKKLASGSTHIKLWDLETKELICTFKRYSGILKTLAFSPDGKTLISAGLSQSIELWDVETQEEIRKFAPYAYAVNSIAFSPNGKLFVSCDRGKTIQIWNPNSQQPTTTFLQHQDWVNSVSISPDSHVLASASHDRTIKLWDLSTRTEIVTLIGHSSPVYSLAFSPDGQILASGSGDGTIKLWHLETGKLLRTLTGHADEVYSVAFSADGQTLASGSGDATIKLWHLETGEEIETLVGHKYAVRYVTFNPNQQILTSTSADGVTRIWQHS